One Cryptomeria japonica chromosome 9, Sugi_1.0, whole genome shotgun sequence genomic window carries:
- the LOC131042821 gene encoding 4-hydroxy-3-methylbut-2-en-1-yl diphosphate synthase (ferredoxin), chloroplastic produces the protein MNVPGWDYPLHLGVTEAGEVEDGRMKSAIGIGTLLQVGLGDTIRVSLTKPQEEEIIDPCGRLANLGMQATKLEKGVAPFEEKHHHYFNFQRRTSQLPIQK, from the exons ATGAATGTCCCAGGATGGGATTATCCATTGCATTTGGGAGTTACTGAAGCTGGTGAAGTTGAAGATGGGCGAATGAAATCTGCAATTGGCATTGGAACACTGTTACAG GTTGGTTTGGGTGATACAATTCGGGTTTCCCTTACAAaacctcaagaagaggagataatAGATCCATGCGGAAGACTTGCAAATCTTGGGATGCAAGCTACCAAGCTTGAGAAAGGAGTG GCTCCTTTTGAGGAGAAGCACCACCACTATTTTAATTTCCAACGGAGAACCAGCCAACTTCCCATTCAGAAGTAG